One part of the Ralstonia pickettii genome encodes these proteins:
- the rpsA gene encoding 30S ribosomal protein S1 yields the protein MSQTNESFAALFEESIAKSNMKAGEVISAEVVRIDHNFVVVNAGLKSEAFVPVEEFLNDQGELEVQVGDYVSVAIDALENGYGDTILSRDKAKRLASWLNLEKALESGEIISGTVTGKVKGGLTVMVNGIRAFLPGSLVDVRPIKDTTPYEGKTLEFKVIKLDRKRNNVVLSRRAVVEATLGEERQKLMETLKEGAIVNGIVKNITDYGAFVDLGGIDGLLHITDLAWRRVRHPSEVLSVGQEITAKILKFDQEKNRVSLGVKQLGEDPWVGISRRYPQGTRLFGKVTNLTDYGAFVEIEAGIEGLVHVSEMDWTNKNVAPSKVVQLGDEVEVMVLDIDEDKRRISLGMKQCKANPWDDFARNHKKGDKLAGQIKSITDFGVFIGLPGGIDGLVHLSDLSWQETGEEAVRKYKKGDEVEAVVLAIDVDKERISLGIKQLSGDPFNNFVSTNDKGSIVQVTIKTVDPKGAVVQLADDVEGYLRASEISSDRVEDARNVLKEGETMTAMIVNIDRKSRNINVSIKAKDSADQQEAMQKFSADTGAAGTTNLGALLKAKLNETNQ from the coding sequence ATGTCCCAAACTAACGAATCTTTTGCCGCCCTGTTCGAAGAGTCGATCGCCAAGTCCAATATGAAGGCTGGCGAAGTGATCTCTGCGGAAGTTGTGCGTATCGACCACAACTTCGTCGTTGTGAACGCGGGCCTGAAGTCTGAAGCTTTTGTTCCGGTCGAAGAGTTCCTGAACGATCAGGGCGAGCTGGAAGTGCAAGTCGGCGACTACGTTTCGGTCGCAATCGACGCGCTGGAAAACGGCTACGGCGACACGATCCTGTCGCGCGACAAGGCCAAGCGTCTGGCTTCGTGGCTGAACCTTGAGAAGGCACTGGAATCCGGCGAGATCATCTCCGGTACGGTGACTGGCAAGGTCAAGGGCGGCCTGACCGTCATGGTCAACGGTATTCGTGCATTCCTGCCGGGTTCGCTCGTCGACGTGCGTCCGATCAAGGACACCACGCCGTACGAAGGCAAGACCCTCGAATTCAAGGTCATCAAGCTGGATCGCAAGCGCAACAACGTTGTGCTGTCGCGCCGTGCCGTGGTTGAAGCCACGCTGGGCGAAGAGCGTCAGAAGCTGATGGAAACGCTCAAGGAAGGTGCAATCGTCAACGGTATCGTCAAGAACATCACCGACTACGGCGCGTTCGTGGATCTGGGTGGCATCGACGGTCTGCTGCACATCACCGACCTGGCATGGCGTCGTGTGCGTCACCCGAGCGAAGTGCTGTCGGTTGGCCAGGAAATCACCGCCAAGATCCTCAAGTTCGACCAAGAGAAGAACCGCGTTTCGCTGGGCGTCAAGCAACTGGGCGAAGATCCGTGGGTCGGCATCTCGCGCCGCTACCCGCAAGGCACCCGCCTGTTCGGCAAGGTGACCAACCTGACCGACTACGGCGCGTTCGTTGAGATCGAAGCCGGCATCGAAGGTCTGGTGCACGTGTCGGAAATGGACTGGACCAACAAGAACGTTGCTCCGTCCAAGGTTGTTCAGCTGGGCGACGAAGTGGAAGTCATGGTCCTGGACATCGACGAAGACAAGCGTCGTATCAGCCTGGGCATGAAGCAGTGCAAGGCCAACCCGTGGGACGATTTCGCTCGTAACCACAAGAAGGGCGACAAGCTGGCCGGCCAGATCAAGTCGATCACCGACTTCGGCGTGTTCATCGGTCTGCCGGGCGGCATCGACGGCCTGGTGCACCTGTCGGACCTGTCGTGGCAAGAGACTGGCGAAGAAGCCGTTCGCAAGTACAAGAAGGGCGACGAAGTGGAAGCCGTGGTGCTGGCGATCGACGTCGACAAGGAACGCATCTCGCTGGGTATCAAGCAACTGTCGGGCGACCCGTTCAACAACTTCGTGTCGACCAACGACAAGGGTTCGATCGTGCAGGTCACGATCAAGACCGTTGATCCCAAGGGCGCCGTTGTGCAGCTGGCTGACGACGTGGAAGGCTACCTGCGTGCCTCGGAAATCTCGAGCGACCGCGTGGAAGACGCCCGCAACGTGCTGAAGGAAGGCGAAACGATGACCGCGATGATCGTCAACATCGATCGCAAGTCGCGCAACATCAACGTCTCCATCAAGGCGAAGGACAGCGCCGACCAACAGGAAGCGATGCAGAAGTTCTCGGCGGATACCGGCGCAGCTGGTACCACGAACCTCGGCGCGCTGCTGAAGGCCAAGCTGAACGAAACCAACCAGTAA
- a CDS encoding ComEA family DNA-binding protein, whose product MLKKLLATALMSLSMLSMSWAAVDVNTADHAGLETLSGIGPKRSKLIIEERTKNGPYKDAADFKARVSGIGDKTLVKLENEGLTFGAPAPAPAAKKDGKDAKKK is encoded by the coding sequence ATGTTGAAGAAACTATTGGCCACCGCGCTGATGTCCCTGTCGATGCTGTCGATGTCGTGGGCGGCGGTAGATGTAAATACCGCGGACCACGCGGGGCTGGAGACGCTGTCCGGCATTGGCCCCAAGCGTTCCAAGTTGATTATCGAAGAGCGCACCAAGAATGGTCCGTACAAGGATGCTGCCGACTTCAAGGCCCGCGTGTCCGGCATTGGTGACAAGACGCTCGTCAAGCTCGAGAACGAAGGTCTGACGTTCGGTGCTCCGGCTCCTGCACCGGCAGCCAAGAAGGACGGCAAGGACGCTAAGAAGAAATAA
- a CDS encoding integration host factor subunit beta, whose amino-acid sequence MPMTKSELVEKLAARFPQLLLRDADIAVKTILDAMSDALADGHRIEIRGFGSFGLNRRPPRVGRNPKSGEKVLVPEKRVPHFKAGKELRERVDRSLERQGEPSSEGEPAVSLAAVKAGRQVDSSRQTAGFPVDGSVPLAMSR is encoded by the coding sequence ATGCCCATGACCAAGTCCGAACTCGTGGAAAAGCTGGCCGCCCGCTTTCCGCAGTTGCTGCTGCGGGATGCGGACATCGCGGTCAAGACGATCCTCGATGCGATGTCCGACGCGCTGGCGGACGGGCACCGTATCGAGATCCGCGGGTTCGGGAGTTTCGGTCTGAATCGTCGTCCGCCCCGAGTCGGTCGCAATCCCAAGTCCGGCGAGAAGGTGCTGGTCCCTGAGAAACGGGTGCCGCACTTCAAGGCCGGTAAGGAATTGCGAGAAAGGGTTGACCGCAGCTTGGAGCGACAAGGCGAGCCTTCTTCGGAGGGCGAGCCTGCCGTGTCGCTTGCGGCTGTAAAGGCCGGCCGACAGGTTGACAGTAGCCGTCAGACTGCCGGTTTTCCGGTAGATGGGTCGGTGCCGCTGGCCATGTCGCGCTGA
- the lapB gene encoding lipopolysaccharide assembly protein LapB: protein MDFDLWWLLAIPLVFGLGWAAARLDARQLRTEQLSLPRSYFKGLNFLLNEQPDKAIDAFIEVARLDPETTELHFALGSLFRRRGETERAIRVHQNLVNRPDLPPNERDHALFELGQDFLRAGLLDRAEESLRMLMEGAFAEPAKRVLLELYEVEKEWRKAIEAARELQKLQGKDYAVQIAQFCCEIAQEALQRKDVPSAIEWLERALQENPKNVRATIQLGDVAQGQGDVEGAIKRWRSIEQQNTAFLPLVAERLMKAYTQLGRAAEGLAWLRSKMDARLGPELLDTVYKYELDVHGIDDAVALMRDQIRRQPSLMALTRLVEAEATRASEAVGHEAPATADVAESALTDPVEAGSNADIQRAQDLGAIRDLLQSRTRNLARYTCQECGFRARLFYWQCPGCNRWETYAPRRTETLGGSGGASM, encoded by the coding sequence ATGGATTTTGATCTCTGGTGGCTGTTGGCAATCCCGCTGGTGTTTGGCTTGGGCTGGGCGGCTGCCCGACTCGATGCCCGCCAGTTGCGCACCGAACAATTGTCGCTGCCGCGCTCGTATTTCAAGGGTCTGAATTTCCTGCTCAACGAGCAGCCGGACAAGGCCATCGACGCTTTCATTGAAGTTGCTCGGCTGGACCCAGAGACCACCGAGCTGCACTTTGCGCTCGGCAGCCTGTTTCGTCGGCGCGGCGAAACCGAACGCGCCATTCGCGTTCACCAAAATCTCGTCAATCGCCCCGATCTGCCCCCCAATGAGCGCGATCACGCTTTGTTTGAACTGGGGCAAGACTTTCTGCGCGCGGGCTTGCTGGATCGCGCCGAGGAATCCCTGCGCATGCTGATGGAAGGCGCATTTGCTGAGCCGGCCAAGCGCGTGCTACTGGAGTTGTATGAAGTCGAGAAAGAGTGGCGCAAAGCCATTGAGGCCGCGCGTGAATTGCAGAAGCTGCAGGGCAAGGATTACGCCGTGCAGATCGCGCAGTTCTGCTGCGAGATCGCGCAGGAAGCGCTGCAGCGCAAGGATGTGCCGAGCGCCATCGAATGGCTGGAACGTGCCCTTCAGGAGAATCCCAAGAATGTGCGCGCCACCATTCAGTTGGGCGATGTGGCGCAAGGGCAGGGCGATGTTGAAGGCGCCATCAAGCGTTGGCGTAGCATCGAACAGCAAAACACTGCGTTCTTGCCCTTGGTGGCTGAACGGCTGATGAAGGCGTACACGCAGCTTGGTCGTGCCGCAGAGGGGCTCGCCTGGTTGCGCTCCAAGATGGACGCACGGCTGGGCCCCGAACTGCTCGATACGGTCTACAAATACGAACTGGACGTGCACGGTATCGACGATGCCGTGGCGCTGATGCGCGACCAGATTCGCCGTCAGCCCTCGTTGATGGCGTTGACGCGGCTGGTGGAAGCCGAGGCGACGCGCGCGTCCGAGGCGGTCGGCCATGAAGCACCTGCGACGGCCGACGTAGCCGAGAGTGCGTTGACGGATCCGGTTGAGGCGGGCAGCAATGCTGATATCCAGCGCGCGCAGGATCTCGGCGCCATTCGGGATTTGCTGCAAAGTCGAACGCGCAACTTGGCGCGCTACACCTGCCAGGAGTGCGGTTTTCGCGCGCGTCTGTTTTATTGGCAATGCCCCGGCTGCAACCGCTGGGAGACGTATGCCCCGCGCCGTACCGAAACGCTCGGCGGCAGCGGTGGCGCCAGCATGTAA
- a CDS encoding histone deacetylase family protein, which translates to MATGLYTHPEFLRHEMGPHHPECPDRLRAIEDQLIASRIEDLLVPCEAPPATEAQLCRVHRAEYVRELVASVPIAGYMPIDPDTSMNPHTYMAAVLAAGAAVDATDKVIAGELENAFCSVRPPGHHAEPGRAMGFCFFNNVAVAARHALEHHGLQRVAIVDFDVHHGNGTEAAFRDEPRVLMCSIFQHPFYPYSGTEAVAANMVNIPLPAYTNGLTVREVVETIWLPRLEAFEPEMLFISAGFDAHREDDLGQMGLVEADYAWITKQLMQVARKHAKGRIVSCLEGGYNLSALGRSVVAHVKALAEL; encoded by the coding sequence ATGGCGACCGGCCTCTACACGCATCCCGAATTCCTCCGGCACGAGATGGGCCCACACCATCCCGAATGCCCGGACCGCCTGCGCGCGATCGAAGACCAGCTCATCGCCAGCCGCATCGAAGACTTGCTCGTCCCGTGCGAGGCGCCCCCTGCCACCGAGGCGCAGCTGTGTCGCGTGCATCGTGCCGAATACGTGCGCGAGCTGGTAGCCAGTGTGCCGATTGCCGGCTATATGCCGATCGATCCCGACACGTCGATGAACCCGCACACCTATATGGCCGCAGTGCTGGCCGCCGGTGCGGCGGTGGATGCCACCGACAAGGTCATCGCAGGCGAACTTGAAAATGCTTTCTGCAGCGTCCGCCCGCCCGGCCACCATGCCGAGCCTGGCCGCGCGATGGGCTTTTGCTTCTTCAACAACGTGGCCGTGGCCGCGCGTCACGCACTGGAGCATCACGGCTTGCAGCGCGTGGCGATCGTCGACTTTGATGTCCACCACGGCAACGGCACCGAAGCGGCCTTCCGCGATGAGCCCCGCGTGCTGATGTGCAGCATCTTCCAGCACCCGTTCTATCCGTATTCCGGCACCGAGGCGGTGGCGGCCAACATGGTCAACATTCCGCTACCGGCGTATACCAATGGCCTGACCGTACGCGAGGTGGTGGAGACCATCTGGCTGCCGCGCCTGGAGGCGTTCGAGCCCGAGATGCTGTTCATTTCTGCCGGCTTCGATGCGCATCGCGAAGACGATCTGGGCCAGATGGGCCTGGTCGAGGCGGACTACGCCTGGATTACGAAACAGCTGATGCAAGTGGCGCGCAAACACGCCAAGGGCCGGATCGTCAGCTGTCTGGAGGGCGGCTACAACCTCAGCGCGCTTGGCCGCAGCGTGGTGGCGCACGTCAAGGCACTTGCCGAGCTTTAG
- the cysM gene encoding cysteine synthase CysM, which yields MAYLTIEDTIGNTPLVQLQRIPGEGNARRGNVILGKLEGNNPAGSVKDRPALSMIKRAEARGRIKPGDTLIEATSGNTGIALAMAAAVRGYKMVLIMPEDLSVERRQSMAAYGAEIILTPVKGGMEYARDLADAMEKEGKGVILDQFANPDNPLAHYETTGPELWRDTEGRITHFVSAMGTTGTITGVSRFLKEKNADIQIIGAQPEEGSRIPGIRKWPEAYMPKIYDPKYIDRTEPVSQSDAEHMARRMAREEGIFCGISAAGALCVALRVAEEVENATIVFVVCDRGDRYLSTGVFPA from the coding sequence ATGGCCTATCTCACGATCGAAGACACCATCGGCAACACGCCGCTGGTCCAGCTCCAGCGCATTCCAGGCGAAGGCAACGCGCGTCGCGGCAATGTCATCCTCGGCAAACTCGAAGGCAATAACCCTGCCGGCTCGGTCAAGGATCGCCCTGCGCTGTCCATGATCAAGCGCGCCGAAGCGCGGGGCCGCATCAAGCCGGGCGATACGCTGATCGAGGCCACCTCGGGCAACACCGGTATTGCGCTGGCCATGGCCGCCGCGGTGCGAGGCTACAAGATGGTGCTCATCATGCCGGAAGACTTGTCGGTGGAACGCCGCCAGAGCATGGCCGCATACGGTGCCGAGATCATCCTCACCCCCGTCAAGGGCGGGATGGAATACGCTCGCGACTTGGCCGACGCGATGGAGAAGGAAGGCAAGGGCGTCATCCTCGATCAGTTCGCCAACCCCGACAACCCGCTTGCGCACTACGAGACCACCGGCCCAGAACTGTGGCGCGACACCGAAGGCCGCATTACGCATTTCGTCTCGGCGATGGGCACGACGGGCACCATCACGGGCGTATCGCGCTTCCTGAAAGAGAAGAACGCGGATATTCAGATCATTGGTGCACAACCGGAAGAAGGCTCGCGCATTCCGGGCATCCGGAAGTGGCCCGAGGCGTACATGCCGAAGATCTACGATCCGAAATACATTGATCGCACCGAACCGGTGAGCCAGTCCGACGCCGAGCACATGGCGCGACGCATGGCGCGTGAAGAAGGCATCTTCTGCGGGATCTCTGCGGCTGGCGCGTTGTGCGTCGCGCTGCGCGTGGCCGAGGAAGTCGAAAATGCGACGATCGTGTTCGTGGTGTGCGACCGGGGCGATCGCTACTTGTCGACGGGTGTCTTCCCCGCCTGA
- a CDS encoding LapA family protein → MKFLVWVIRILLFVLLFVLALHNTAEVSLVLPFGVVWHSPLILIALAFFVVGILLAMLAMAPRVMRHRFAASRLRRQIGRMKKAEAVTEVPTPVVADSPYHVPGPKV, encoded by the coding sequence ATGAAATTTCTCGTCTGGGTCATCCGTATCCTGTTGTTTGTGCTGCTCTTCGTGCTGGCACTGCACAACACGGCGGAAGTCTCGCTCGTGCTGCCGTTCGGCGTGGTCTGGCACTCACCGTTGATCCTGATCGCCTTGGCGTTCTTTGTTGTCGGCATTTTGCTGGCCATGCTGGCGATGGCGCCGCGCGTGATGCGGCATCGCTTTGCGGCAAGCCGCCTGCGTCGTCAGATCGGTCGCATGAAGAAGGCCGAAGCGGTGACCGAGGTGCCGACGCCTGTGGTTGCCGACTCTCCGTATCACGTTCCCGGCCCCAAGGTCTGA
- the mltB gene encoding lytic murein transglycosylase B, whose product MSQSLSSRRPVLRALVAGAALSALSFPALSLAAKKAAKSSKRRVAVHEEEIDPDRYRNNPQTQAFIGMLVAQYNFDRTSLDTLFAGTAYSATVARLILPPATPARRSWTAYRGRFIEPIRIGAGVRFWQQYGDTLRRAENEFGVPADVIVGILGVETIYGRDMGNFRVIDALSTLAFDYPDTPNREDRSTMFRNQLKDFLLWCRDTGTDTFSVLGSYAGAVGIPQFMPTSIREYAIDYDRDGHIDLRNSAVDAIGSVARFLQMHGWEPNRPVMWNIAGDADSQGIAAAAADGQPYPGMTLSRLTRAGLALAPGVDTAREQETEVLMIDLPTPGQPTEYRVGLRNFYVLTRYNRSFFYAAAVYELGQAVRQAMQG is encoded by the coding sequence ATGAGCCAATCGCTTTCTTCCCGTCGTCCCGTATTGCGCGCCCTGGTGGCTGGCGCAGCGCTCTCCGCGCTCTCTTTCCCGGCGCTCTCGCTGGCGGCCAAGAAGGCCGCCAAATCGTCCAAGCGCCGCGTCGCGGTGCATGAAGAAGAGATTGATCCCGATCGTTATCGCAACAACCCGCAGACGCAGGCCTTCATCGGCATGCTGGTCGCGCAGTACAACTTTGACCGGACATCGCTCGATACGCTGTTTGCGGGCACAGCCTATTCCGCCACGGTGGCGCGCTTGATCCTGCCGCCGGCCACGCCCGCGCGTCGCAGCTGGACGGCCTATCGCGGCCGCTTCATTGAGCCGATCCGCATCGGCGCAGGCGTGCGGTTCTGGCAGCAATACGGCGACACACTGCGCCGCGCCGAGAACGAATTCGGCGTGCCGGCCGATGTGATCGTGGGCATCCTTGGCGTGGAGACCATCTACGGCCGGGACATGGGCAACTTCCGCGTGATTGACGCGCTGTCCACGCTGGCTTTCGACTACCCCGACACGCCCAACCGCGAAGACCGCAGCACGATGTTCCGCAATCAGTTGAAGGACTTCCTGCTCTGGTGCCGCGACACGGGCACGGACACGTTCTCGGTCCTGGGCTCGTATGCGGGCGCAGTGGGCATTCCGCAGTTCATGCCGACCAGCATTCGCGAATACGCCATCGATTACGATCGCGACGGCCACATCGATCTGCGCAACAGCGCGGTGGATGCCATTGGCAGCGTTGCCCGCTTCCTGCAGATGCATGGCTGGGAGCCGAACCGCCCCGTGATGTGGAACATCGCCGGCGATGCCGATAGCCAGGGCATTGCGGCCGCCGCCGCAGATGGCCAGCCGTATCCCGGCATGACGTTGTCCAGGCTCACACGCGCTGGTCTGGCATTGGCTCCGGGTGTGGATACCGCACGCGAGCAGGAAACCGAAGTGCTGATGATCGATCTGCCCACGCCCGGCCAGCCGACCGAATACCGCGTCGGGCTGCGCAATTTCTACGTGCTCACGCGCTACAACCGCAGCTTCTTCTATGCGGCGGCGGTGTACGAGTTGGGCCAGGCCGTGCGCCAGGCGATGCAGGGTTGA
- the rfaD gene encoding ADP-glyceromanno-heptose 6-epimerase — MTIIVTGAAGFIGANIVKGLNERGETDIIAVDNLTRADKFKNIVDCQISDYLDKTDFVERFARGEFGKVRAIFHEGACSDTMETDGRYMMDNNYRYSLAVMRACLDQGVQFLYASSAATYGASETFREEPHFERPLNVYGYSKLLFDQIVRRVMPTALSQIVGFRYFNVYGPREQHKGRMASVAFHNFNQFRAEGTVKLFGEYNGYPQGGQMRDFVSVEDVVKVNLFFFDNPDKSGIFNLGTGRAQPFNDIATTVVNTLRAAEGKPALSTEELAQEGLIEYVKFPDALRGKYQCFTQADQSRLRAAGYAAPFLTVQEGVERYCQWLLKQPA, encoded by the coding sequence ATGACCATCATCGTCACCGGCGCTGCCGGCTTTATCGGCGCCAACATCGTCAAGGGCCTGAACGAGCGCGGCGAGACCGACATCATCGCGGTGGACAACCTCACGCGGGCCGACAAGTTCAAGAACATCGTCGACTGCCAGATCAGCGATTACCTGGACAAGACCGATTTTGTCGAACGCTTTGCGCGCGGCGAGTTCGGCAAGGTCCGCGCGATCTTCCATGAAGGCGCCTGCTCCGACACCATGGAGACCGACGGCCGCTACATGATGGACAACAACTACCGCTACTCGCTGGCGGTGATGCGCGCGTGTCTGGACCAAGGCGTGCAGTTCCTCTATGCCTCTTCGGCCGCCACGTACGGCGCGTCGGAAACGTTCCGCGAAGAGCCCCACTTCGAGCGGCCGCTCAATGTGTATGGCTACTCCAAGCTGCTGTTCGACCAGATCGTGCGCCGTGTCATGCCGACCGCGCTGTCACAGATCGTCGGCTTCCGCTACTTCAACGTCTACGGCCCGCGCGAGCAGCACAAGGGCCGCATGGCGTCGGTGGCGTTCCACAACTTCAACCAGTTCCGCGCAGAAGGTACCGTCAAGCTGTTCGGCGAGTACAACGGCTACCCGCAAGGCGGCCAGATGCGCGATTTTGTGTCGGTGGAAGATGTGGTGAAGGTCAACCTGTTCTTCTTCGACAATCCGGACAAGTCGGGCATCTTCAATCTCGGTACGGGCCGCGCACAGCCGTTTAACGATATCGCCACGACGGTCGTGAACACGTTGCGCGCAGCAGAAGGCAAGCCGGCACTTTCCACCGAAGAGTTGGCTCAGGAAGGTCTCATCGAGTACGTCAAATTTCCCGATGCATTGCGCGGCAAATACCAGTGTTTCACGCAGGCTGACCAGTCCCGCCTGCGGGCGGCAGGCTACGCGGCGCCGTTCCTGACCGTGCAGGAAGGCGTGGAACGTTACTGTCAGTGGCTGCTGAAGCAGCCGGCCTGA
- the rfaE1 gene encoding D-glycero-beta-D-manno-heptose-7-phosphate kinase produces MTTLASEQIHAARILVVGDMMLDRYWFGDVDRISPEAPVPVVQIKRQDERLGGAANVARNVAALGAQAAMLGVIGDDEPGRSIETLLGESHVTGHLHRDPAVNTTIKLRVLARQQQLIRVDFENAPTHEVLMSVLDRYGTLVPQHDVVVLSDYGKGGLTHVGKMIETSRQAGRRVLVDPKGDDYSRYKGATMITPNRAEMRQVVGSWKSEQDLTIRAQNLRRELQLEALLLTRSEEGMTLYTEHEVLHVSAQAREVFDVSGAGDTVIATLATLLGAGANIKEAVQYANRAGGIVVGKLGTAVVTHAELFN; encoded by the coding sequence ATGACCACGCTCGCTTCCGAACAGATTCACGCCGCCCGCATCCTGGTGGTTGGCGACATGATGCTCGACCGCTACTGGTTTGGAGACGTCGATCGGATTTCACCGGAAGCACCGGTGCCCGTTGTGCAGATCAAGCGCCAGGATGAACGTCTTGGCGGTGCGGCCAACGTGGCCCGCAACGTGGCGGCGCTCGGTGCGCAGGCAGCCATGCTCGGTGTGATCGGCGACGACGAGCCGGGTCGCAGCATCGAAACGCTGCTCGGCGAGAGCCACGTCACCGGCCATCTCCATCGGGATCCGGCGGTCAACACGACGATCAAGCTGCGCGTGCTCGCACGTCAGCAGCAATTGATTCGCGTTGATTTTGAAAATGCGCCCACGCACGAAGTGCTGATGTCGGTGCTCGATCGTTACGGTACGCTGGTGCCGCAGCACGACGTGGTGGTGCTGTCCGACTACGGCAAGGGCGGTCTCACGCACGTCGGCAAGATGATCGAGACATCGCGCCAGGCGGGCCGCCGCGTGCTGGTCGACCCGAAGGGCGACGACTATTCGCGCTACAAGGGCGCGACCATGATCACGCCCAACCGGGCTGAAATGCGTCAGGTGGTCGGCTCGTGGAAGTCAGAGCAGGACCTCACCATCCGTGCGCAGAATCTGCGCCGTGAGTTGCAGCTCGAGGCACTTCTGCTTACGCGCTCGGAAGAAGGTATGACGCTTTATACCGAGCACGAGGTGCTGCACGTGTCGGCGCAGGCGCGCGAGGTGTTCGACGTGTCCGGTGCGGGCGACACTGTCATCGCCACCCTGGCCACGCTGCTGGGTGCGGGCGCCAACATCAAGGAAGCGGTTCAGTACGCGAATCGCGCAGGCGGCATCGTGGTCGGCAAGCTGGGTACGGCTGTCGTCACGCACGCAGAACTCTTCAACTGA
- a CDS encoding UDP-glucose dehydrogenase family protein, with amino-acid sequence MKITIIGSGYVGLVTGACLAELGNDVFCLDVDQKKIDLLNAGGVPIYEPGLKELIERNRAAGRIQFSTDVAASVAHGDVQFIAVGTPPDEDGSADLKYVLAAARNIAQHMTGFKVIVDKSTVPVGTGDKVRAAVGDVLAMRGKSDIGFSVVSNPEFLKEGAAVDDFMRPDRIVLGTYGDADGLRAKAIMRTLYAPFNRNHERTFYMDVRSAEFTKYAANSMLATRISFMNEMANLADKVGADIELVRLGIGSDPRIGYSFLYAGTGYGGSCFPKDVQALVRTAQEYGQTLHVLEAVEAVNDKQKEVLVGKIEDRLGADLTGRTFAIWGLAFKPNTDDMREAPSRILIAALLARGARVQVYDPVAMEEARHALGLDLSAEQLERVTFCAGQMDALKDADALVIVTEWKAFRSPDFNAVKALLKTPMVFDGRNLFEPQAMRDAGFEYQAIGRSTQS; translated from the coding sequence ATGAAAATCACCATCATCGGTAGCGGTTATGTCGGTCTGGTCACCGGCGCGTGTCTGGCGGAGCTGGGCAACGATGTGTTCTGCCTCGACGTCGACCAGAAGAAGATCGACCTGCTCAACGCCGGCGGCGTGCCCATCTACGAACCCGGTCTGAAAGAGCTGATCGAGCGTAACCGTGCGGCTGGCCGCATCCAGTTTTCGACCGATGTGGCTGCCAGCGTGGCGCACGGCGACGTGCAGTTCATCGCTGTGGGCACGCCGCCGGATGAAGACGGTTCGGCCGACCTGAAGTACGTGCTCGCGGCTGCCCGCAACATCGCCCAGCACATGACGGGCTTCAAGGTGATCGTCGACAAATCGACGGTGCCTGTGGGAACGGGCGACAAGGTGCGTGCCGCGGTGGGCGATGTGCTGGCAATGCGCGGCAAGTCGGACATCGGCTTCTCTGTGGTATCGAATCCGGAATTCCTGAAGGAAGGCGCAGCGGTGGACGACTTCATGCGCCCCGACCGTATCGTGCTCGGCACCTATGGCGACGCCGATGGCCTGCGCGCCAAGGCGATCATGCGCACGCTTTACGCACCGTTCAACCGCAACCACGAGCGGACGTTCTACATGGACGTGCGCTCCGCCGAGTTCACTAAATACGCCGCCAATTCAATGCTCGCCACGCGCATTTCGTTCATGAACGAGATGGCCAATCTGGCGGACAAGGTGGGCGCAGACATCGAGCTCGTTCGCCTTGGCATCGGCTCTGACCCGCGTATCGGCTACAGCTTCCTCTACGCTGGCACCGGCTACGGCGGGTCGTGTTTCCCGAAGGACGTGCAAGCGCTGGTGCGCACGGCACAGGAGTACGGTCAGACGCTGCATGTGCTCGAAGCCGTCGAAGCTGTCAACGACAAGCAGAAGGAAGTGCTGGTCGGCAAGATCGAAGATCGCTTGGGAGCCGACCTGACCGGTCGCACATTCGCCATTTGGGGCCTGGCGTTCAAGCCGAACACCGATGACATGCGCGAGGCTCCGAGCCGCATTCTGATTGCCGCGCTGCTGGCCCGTGGCGCGCGCGTGCAAGTGTATGACCCGGTTGCGATGGAGGAGGCCCGCCATGCGTTGGGGCTCGATCTTTCTGCCGAACAACTGGAACGCGTGACGTTCTGCGCCGGTCAGATGGACGCGCTCAAGGATGCCGACGCTCTGGTCATCGTGACCGAGTGGAAGGCGTTCCGCAGCCCGGACTTTAATGCCGTGAAGGCCCTGTTGAAGACGCCGATGGTGTTCGACGGCCGCAACCTGTTCGAGCCGCAAGCCATGCGCGATGCGGGCTTTGAATACCAAGCCATCGGGCGCTCTACCCAATCGTAA